A segment of the Scophthalmus maximus strain ysfricsl-2021 chromosome 11, ASM2237912v1, whole genome shotgun sequence genome:
ATAAAGATTGGGGAATAGGATCTGGATGATGGTCTGCAGGACTTAAGAAGTATCATTAAACTGTCACTTTGGCCTGATAACTACCTGCGTCGTCGGGgttaagttttattttctctctgcagcagttgGGAGGAACAGGAAGGGAGATTCGATTTGACGGTGTCTCTGACACAGATAGAACATCATGAGCCTGACTGCTTCTCTCACCCAACTGGGAATTGGCCATGAGAGCAGAAGCTAAGGTTAATATATAGTTTCGCAGTTAATGATCGTGTTTCATTGAGAcggactgaacacacacacatttgaaacatGACATCAAGCACTGTTTGGAGGCTCTTAAGGACATTTTTAAACCACTTTGCATTACCTGTCCTGCATGTGACCTCGAAAAAAGTGGCTGAGCGCAGGTGAAGCCCTCAGTCTCACCGTTGCCTGAACGGGGCGGGTGTGCCTGCTGCTTAGACAAACACTGTTGAATTATTGAAACGTCCTCTGACTCAAGCCCATGAGGAGATGTAGAGACAGGGCTTAAAAGGAGCGAGAGAGGTGGTTGAAAGGATGATAAAGGAAGATGTGAGACTCTGGTTTGAGAAAATCCAAAAACTATGGACTCAggtgagcagaggagagaggtcaTGCAGAGAGCATGGAGAGGGCAGAGGGCCAGGCGGCTTCCGGATGTATCTGGAACATATGCGGTAAAAAGATGCCATGTCTCCCCACCTCTATCTCTTGTAATACGTACTAAAACACTCAGAAGCCCTTGTGCTACATCAGATCCAATTAACTCACTGTCAAATGTGAATCATGTTGATAATTAGTGCAGAGTTGTAAAGTAATAAAGCTTTAAAGTGTGTCACCTTCCAGAACTGGGACAGTGAAAACTACAGGGGCTAATGGGAGCATCCACTCACGATGGGCCAGCGTgaatctaacacacacacacactcacatctcaCTGATGTGTTAGTAGAAGAGTCGATATAAAACAAGACCCTCACACTGTTGTCAGGCTAAATAATGTATTCTTATTTATATgcagaatggattttttttttctccgatcagttggttgtttctctctctttttctgtgtgtgtgtgtgtgcgtgtgtgtgtgtgtgtgtgtgtgtgtgtgtttgtgtgtgtatttgcttgTCTTTCTATGTTTTTGTGGACAAATTTTTAGCTTGACAACAATGTAAGGACATTGTGGCTGGTCCTCACATCATCAAAGGACTGTTTGAAGGTTTTCAGGGTTCATTTAAaaggttaggggttagggtaaaggtgtgtgtgtgtgtgtgtgtgtgtgtgtgtgtgtgtgtgtgcgtgtgtgttagtgaagTATatagattcacacacacaccgtcgcACACCATCACAAGTAATGAAGGCACTGTGACATGCTTGTTTGCACAGACCTCTCTGCAGTAGTCCATCACAAGCGCCGTTATCTGTTTTGTCTCTTGGCTCACTGCTCCTCATTCTGTCGCCTTTATTTACAACTAACTGGCAACAATTAGGATTTGCCTGCGTGTTCTGTTTATTCCATCTGTTTGATTCGTTTTCAACTAAAtaggtttgtttcttttgttgcttCCTAATTCCATCTTTGTCAAATCCCACAGCCATAAGGCAGGACACTTTTGGAGTTTTGGCGTGTATAGTACAAGTTGTGGGCCAACACTGACCTCTGCTGGATTAAATTTGAatcaaatgataatgataataacttaTATGCAATTCTCTTTAATATGAAAGCAAGTTTCTTTTTGAGGTGGGTTTCGCTCATTTCATAGTTTTTAGTTAACACATTGAATGGCTCTttcaaaacacatacacataaaggTGCAGGAAACCGCTGTGTTACAAGTCTTCTGTATTCAACGTTTaacaagaaataaatgaaaaaatgcagaaaaaaggaCTGCATTATGTGTTGTTTatcttttccacattttttttcacactttatATGTGATCTTGCATGGCTAGAGTCCTCATACGTGGCTATAATATACATACTGTCTATaagtgtgaggagaaaaaaacaacaagggaATATGGGGGATCCAAAACCATGAGTATTTTCGTTTTTACATCCAACATGAAAACTGAGCATTGCATTTCGCAGTCACTCTTTTTCGATTCCAACAACAACCTTAAAAAAAGGACTTTCACATAAAAGGCCAAAAATATATCAGTATGCCCTTCACTGAGCAGCCTGGATTCCTAATGTTTGATCTGTTGAGGTCCTGAAAAAACTATGGTTACAAAGAGGTGCAGTAAAATGGAAAGAGGCATCGTATGCACAGCATGGACAGCTCAagataataaaatgaaacattgaCTGGTACTGTGTGAAAGGACAGCAGCTTTTTAGCAGCTCAGCGGAAAAACTCTGATACAATGTTTGCTGTGGTCTGCCACAAGAGGGCGCTCTCATTCTATAAAATGGCAAATTAAAACCAACGCTTTCATAGcaacatttacaacaaaaaGATACAGCATTTGATCATCTGTTATGATTGTCTCATTCTTTTCAGTCATCACagtcctcttctctttcctcttccagCCAGGAACATGTCCAAAgcaatttaaagaaaacaaagaaaaagtacTTTGAGAGTgataagtaaaatatatatatatataactatctatatatatatatatatatatatatatatatatatatatatatatatatatatatctatatatatatatatatatatataactatctatctatctatctatctatatatatatatatatatatatatatataactatctatatatatatatatatagatagatatagatatagatatagatatctatctatatatatagatatagatatatatatgaaacatgaaattaaaagcaaatgtttttcaattattcaattttttacTACAGTATCCTTTGTTCAATTGTTCAATTgttcaatatatatatctatataaatatatatagatatatatatatctatatatatagatatatatatgaaacatgaaattaaaagcaaatgtttttcaattattcaattttttacTACAGTATCCTTTGTTACACATTTGTGTCCTTAAATTGTCCTTTCTAAGCTCTtctcaaatgtgttttactgCCTGTCTTAACAACACAAACCACGCTGTAGGAGTTGACAGAAGATAGCCAAGAGAGCACTGCCTGATGgtctgagaattttttttttctgttgatattGGAcggacatttgttttgtgtgaccTGGAGCAAGGCCATTGCGATTTAATTCAGAGATGATCACACATCCTTCATCGTTTATACAAACAGAGGATACTGTAACGTAAGCCAACCCATGGCAGTATTAAAATAGACTTAAGTCATTGCCCCACTTTTGGCCTCGGCTAAAACAAAACCTGACACTACTAGGGGACAGGAATGTTGAAAGATTACTCTTGATCCCACAGAAATGTAACCAAACAAACCACTGTCAGTCCAGGCTGGGTTTCTTGAGGACATACCCATTCGATTATACCTACCTTACTTTTACTGCAgggcaagtaaaaaaaaataatataataatatctcTCAGTCACATGTCTCTCAGCAGCAGGTCATGTGCTCTCTAAAGGCTGGCCAACATTGTAAGCTTTGTTGCCAAAATATACCGTGGGCTCCAAATGAACTACATCCATCTTGGTGTTGTGCAACCACAGGAAAGGTGTTTGACACAACAGATTGATAAATTTAAAAGTCAACACTGTGGCATCTGCATGTGTTCCAAAGCAAAATGAATTACAGTCATAGTCGACATTATTATCACATTACTAAAGCTAATCAAATTAGAAACAGGAACAGTTGACTGCATTTTGTTCCACCATGACAGCCGTTATAATTCGACTGGATAGTTTTGCTTTAACTGATCGAAACTAACATGTTCaatgtactgtagaatacaGTAGAACAATGTCCTGaccaagaaaaataaataaactaacgATGCAATGAATAATCACCTTacctaacaaaaaaaacaagtttgaacATTAAGTGGAACATTTATTCTGTCTCCACTGTAATGCAAATGACGTTTTTGCTATGACCATATTCACAATGTCCCTCTCTTGCGCTTCTGAAAATAAACGTCATCTCGCTTCATCCGATGCCGTTTTtcagttctgcaaaaatagAAGTGCTGATTGGAAACCATCCTATTTGCAAACTAAGAGCATAGAGTAAATACAAATGACTGCAACTTTATGTGATACGGTACAGTAATTCAATGCATTCCAGACAGGAtacagcacaacagctacagtacagaTATGTGTGAACAATTTTGGTTCCAGTGTTTCCACCTGGGGGACTGTGTGCTAATTGTGTTCAAGTTGTGATGACTTGAGTTAATGATATTGAATGCCAGTGCTTTCTGAAGGAGAACATGGATTTGTGTGTAGAGTTTTGAACAAGTGAATATTTAGAGTTTTTGGTAGCTAGCGTTATGGTTTGGGATGTTTGGTTAATAGGTCTAGaaatcgagaaaaactgtaaagtaGATTGTAACTTCTGATTCAATAGGTCCActacatgttgttgttcttgtacTTGTCCTAGGAAGGGAATTTATTTCACATGGTCTGTTTTAAGACCTTGACCTGACACGCTGTTTGctgaacatttaaatgatgttgCATGTGAATAACATCACATACTGTAACTTTAAAATGATAACGTGCCAGTTTGTTGACTTAGGTAAAGCAATTGATATTGTTGGTCGTATTTAACAAACTGTGGTCATGTAGACCTGAACCTGTTTTGGATTCTTCTTGTAGATCTCAGGAGGAGTTTTtgtaaggtaaaaaaaatatgttttcctaTTTCACATTACAATAAAGAGAATGTGTTTTGTTCAATCAGAAAATAGTCTTCTTTGCTTCTTAAATTACCattttatgcagatgacaccatTCTTCTGAAACCTATTTGTTCCTAATAATATCCAAGTAAGACTAACTATTTTCTCAACCAACCAGCTCTCATTAGcctaaaataataacattaataaccAATGGGCACActatattttagatttagtgTGCTTATAGTAGTAAATTTCATGTCATATTTTTGATTAATGCTATTTTGGTGAATTTGGAGAATTTGGTGCCCTTCTAAAATCTCTCTATTGAATTATATGTTCCATAGACATCCAATGTGAATGGATGAATTGCAAAAACAGGCTTTTTTatgcacaaaaatgtaattcgATTTTCTATTCAATTTGCTGCTTTGAGAGAATCACAACGTGCTATTGAGCAACACCACCTCTGACCGGGCTCAAGACGCTGATGCTGTCTTGATAATACCTGTCTTGATATGCTGTCTTGATAATACCACTCACAAGCTGTATGTATATTCTTTAATTGAGTAAAAGCTGCAATACCAAGCTGTATGAATACtcatacaaaacatacaaatatattttaaaccacaaaataattaattatcaAAAGTAAATCGATTTGAATCCCAGTCTGGCCAAGGTTCTCGGGGACATAAAATTGACCAAAGGAGTGGATATGAgtgtggtttgttttctgtctctgttggCGTTGTGATCAGTTGGGGTCGGGGACGATAAATAGTATGTTACAATTGTAGTTGGTTGACATTTGTTTCCTGAACTGGTATTTAGTCACCGATTTAGTAACTAACTGCCTCAGAACAGTTAAATACTTTCCCAGTAATTTGTACTACATATATTAGGATTTTACTGGAAATTTCTAGAAAACTACTAGGAAATAActggaccaaacaaacaataaacaaggTTAGCGGACAAATGCTTGTAATTTAGTGCAGAAAGTcggaaaataaatgttgaaaatgcaTACAATTAACATCTGACTACTGAGACACATAAGAGGATAATATCTTACATAAACAAGTCAATATGTAAATGAAGAAACTATGCTGATTTAAAACTAGCGAACCACATAagatttttaatgtgaaacCAACACAGGAACTACATGTGTTCAAGTTGACTGAAATAAAAAGGGGAGGTTGGAAGCGTATGTGAGCAGTACCAGGAAGGATAAAGCTAGTTCTTGTTCTTaagaaattaaatgacaaatgtgATAAACTTGACACTTGATTCTATAAATAGGGAGATAGACAGAATATATAATCTGTAAAATTTAGAGAAGTAGTCAGACTTGAAATGACAGTGAGTGACAGCGGAGACTGCATTACTCTATTTTTTAATAAGTAGGGGAAATATTGAGTGCCATCAGCTTGTCTGTTTTACCTGCAACAACCGAatccatttttgtattttgagttttttttcttttttcttttgtattgcAATATTCTTCAGCTTGGAGATTGTAAGTACAGTTTTAGAATAAAACTGGGAAAGGGATTAACAATTATATGATTAATCATTCAATTTCACATTAGAGCCGCTCATGCATGTTTAAAAGGCACATGCTGTACTGTAGTTAGTTATGCCTCAGCTTATTGCTGTTCTTTGTTATAATGTAAAACAGTTTGCATCAGAGTTTCTGCAATGCAGGCTGTCCTCATTGACGTAAAAAAGatggtgtttttaattttcaattggCCACAGTAAAATGAGACTTAACAACTGAATAATAGGCAACAATATTTAATCAGGTGCTGGAAGGTCAGTGCGATTAAGTGTTATATATGCACTGTAAATGCAAACGACACTCAAAAGGTCTGTTTGCTCCAACAACAAGGTACTGTAATTTTTCCAGCCATGTCATGTTAAGAGGCACGTGTGCCACCAGCACTTATTGTTTACTGTTTCCAGTGCCCAGATAGTGACTGCACCTGTTTATGCTCTCATTCTCTTTTCATGCTAATCCAGCAACTACTACGACTACACCATGGTAAGTCTTTTTTTCTAACATATCCAATATTGATGTTTGTGCTGAATGTTGTCAGCTTTCAACCTGCTGTGCCTCTACtgaatctgtttttcaaaaatgtcctttaaGTTTACGGCTCCAAGTCATGAGACCTTGGACTTCCTCTCttgttgttctctctcctctcccaagGTGCCCAATTGTACGTTGATAGATGACGTGCTGGAGAGGTACTATTTATCACCATCCTATGCTATTGAGTTCTGCATTGGTTTCCCTGGCAACCTTTTGGTTGTACTAGgctatatattttgtttgccAGACTGGCGGAGCTGCAACATTTACATCTTCAACCTGGCAGTGTCTGACCTAATCTTCCTCTGCACACTCCCACGCCTGTCCTACCTCTATGCCAATGAATCAACAGAAACCAGTCCGTATGCTTGCATTATCAACCGCTTTGTCCTGCATGTCAATCTTtactcctccatcctcttcatgGTTTGGCTCTGCATGGACCGCTTCCTGCTCATAAAACACCCAACGCGGAACCATTACCTGCTGAGGCCACAAACGGCCCTGATTGTGACAGGGCTGAGCTGGCTGGCTGTCAATATGGAAGTTGCTCCAATGATAGCACTGATGGTTCAGGACCTACAGAGTGGAAACTGGAGTCGCTGTAAAGATTTTGCCAGCCTAAAAGGAGATGTTGATTCATTAGGATACAGTCTGGGGCTAACCTTGACTGGTTATGTTCTTCCTCTGCTTGGACTTTGTGGTTTCTCCTACCAAATTGCCCATCTGCTCCATGTCCAAGAAAGGGCTCTACAGCACAGGACGAAACCATACAGACGGACTCTCAGGGTTGTTGCATCAGCTGCAGCTATGTTCCTGGTCCTCTACACTCCCTACCATGTGCTGAGAAATATCAGAATAGCATCTCAACAGGCCTGGTCTGGAATGGATCTCTGCACACGGATGTATGTAGAGGGCCTGTACATCTTGACCCGACCACTGGCCTTCTTGCATAGTGTCATCAACCCTGTCTTTTACTTCCTCATGGGTGACAGGTTCAGAGAGCTTCTGGTTACTAAGCTCAGGAAGTTGGTTAGAAGGACAGAACAGTAAAGACAGTAAAGTACATTCCAAATAGCACATCCACACGTGAAACAGCTGTCTTTACATTTTGCTAAAATGTTGTTGTATGCGCGCCTTTGTTTTGTAAAGTataattgtgttgttgttgttttttattgtcattgattATGGGACAACAAATAAACTGCAAAACTGTCTGGTGTAGTAAATGTTGAATGACCTTTTTGGTGCCTATTAATGATGTGGATGTGTTTTGGTAGTGACCACAGATGTTATCATTTATGATgaggaataaaacaaatgtgtcaTAAAGGCAAAGCTCCATTACATGTTGACAAAGTATAGTAacttgtaaaataataatgtaattaaaGGTCAGTTTCTGTTACTATTTTCATATTGAGgctctgtttctatttttattttaacaccaTTACTTATATTTGTAACTGGATCTCATACTttattatattacatatttGAGTCATAACTCACACCATGAAGAATTAAATACCAGGCTATGTACAGTGTCCATGATTCAACATTCATAATGAAAGCAAGAAATGTGATATTGAGACAATGAGATAAATCAGCAGAAAAGTACACATGAGGACAAATACAAAACCTGAAGCTAATGTAATAATACTTTTGGAAGATAATTACTGCTACTCAGACAACTGAGACCATTAGCAGTAATATTGACTTAACATAATAAAGTAATGCCCTGAAAAGCTTTGTGGAAAAACAATTACAATTTGACCTTTGAAAATTAGGATTTGTTGTCAATCCTTGTTAACAGTGTTCACTAATCCTCAGAGAAAATCGTGTTTCCACAATGTGCATATATGCATGATCAGTGTGTGCACGTTTACTCACATTCTTGTGTGAACAGAGCACGTATTTGTGTAACTTCTGCACTGTATGTAGATGTAATCTGTGCaaaaaaactgtacattatTAACAGTGCAAAGGAATCATCTGCCATAATCCATTTCACGTTACTTTTATTAGCACTCCATAGCTTTGAGGGGATTTCAGAACAGCCATTCCTTTTAACATACTTagggaaaaataaatgcataaagtACATGCATGCACACCTGCAGACGAGGCCAGTACACAACAGAATATGACCACCACAGTGTAGTGCATGAATAATCCGCTCTACACCCAGGAGTTGTTTGGTTTCTGTCCTAATGAACAATGTTGATCAATTTCAATCGTACTTATGTGTAAGTGGTTGGTTCACACTCATGCATCATCCTCTCTACTATCTAGAGAAAACCAgcagcatgtttgtttttttcccccaacctCTTGGTTAGAAGGTGTGTAGGTGTGCATATTGGTGGATTTGTGGACATGTCTGCAGAACGTTTGCAGATTAACTTTACCTCAGCTATACGAACGACTCACAGATCCAACAGGGGATGCTTCGCCAATGTAGCGCCAAGAGGATTTGGTTTGTCCGAGTCAGTCTATAGAGTATATGTTTCTCAGCCCGTCATTCTTACTTCCCTTTCACTGTGTCTAATGGACAAAAGACTTctgtgcttcttctcttttaattccaggttgtttctcttttttacacAGAAGTTGAGGATGCGCACAAAGTAGAATTAATCAGTGGTGAAAGGTCAAGTTAATTTATTGTCAgataacattaacatttaaaaattctAATCATACACTCTACAAGTGGGGAatccaaaacaataaaagacagaGTCGTATTTACAATTGAAAATGTAGCAGTGCTTAAGCAAGAGCCAAGTTTCTCTGTAAAGCTCTGACTTGTTTGAAATGTTACATATATCATGTggttgtttattatttttttctaaatgagatagtgtaaaaaaaaagaaacaaagacatgcCTAAAAGCTGATACTGCCAGCTGTTGCCAGCTTATTTTAACCTTTATCTCTTGTTATCTTTTAGATAGCCAGTTCATGAGCAGAGAAGTCACAGGATGATGTCACCCACAGGCATAAAGATAAAAACGGGGAGACAAGTGCATGGTGTTAAGACATATGTGGACATCAGGGACAAAAAAATTGTccgatgacaaaaaaaaactgcagtcaCACTTACATAGATCGGAGACATGCATCTTTATGCCAGCCATTTATAAACTTGACCGACCTGTCTGGCAACTTCCTCTAACAGGAACCAAAGTCGTTTCTAGcatatttattattagtatgTTGAAGGTCATATTCATGGTTCAAATTagatttattcttctttttaaatggggggggggggggggggggtattataGGGAGTTATTCCTAGACATTATCCTTCTGTGGGCCATGCATCACTGAGCTTAGCTCaatcacaaaaatgtgtgtatgcatgaTGTGAAGCATGTTCTGAGGTTGTTACAGCATCATCCCTTACTAATAATTAACTTATATAACCACCAATACTTTGTGTGGAATGTGGCTAATCCAAGTTCTTTGTGTGCAGCCCTGATGTGCAGCTTTTATAATGGAAACAggcaaaaaacttttttttattttggaaatgaGACTAGATGAAAGAACATGTTTTGCTAATTAAGATGCCATTCACTctgcaaataaaatgtgtcaGTATACCAGCACATATGAGCTCTGTGCAACGTTTGTGTAGTTGCTAAAAGTACTCTTAGGAAAAGTGTTGCTGTATTTAAGAGAACACCACTTGTCAATGTTTGACGGAATGCCAGAAACCTTTACATGGCTTTGCAAATACATCATAACACTCTCAGGTCTCAGTTTCCAGCTGTGCTCAGTGTTAACTGATTATTTCAGCCAAACtgaatttcttttgttgttgtgaaaacCCTGTTAAGCTTTTGCCAAGATTGATCCTGATTCTTAAAACCTCCAGTGGTATGAATTACTAACAAATATGATTGGTATTGATGCAGTGCACAGATAGCGGGTCCTGCAAGAGCAAACAAGAATGAACAGCACCACGCATGGCCAGAAAGcaagctaaaaaaataaataaaattcaatacTATACATTAACTTTTGGGATATTACAGGGTGGCAAGAGTGATGATGCAATGTGTTCCACTCAAGCTACCATATGTGAACAAATCTGAAATATTCTTTCAAAGTCCTGTTTCTCGACCTGATATCTAATGTGGGGAAATGCATGGGAAAGTGGGAAAATAAATGAGCATGACCCTGGAGAAAGAAAGTAACAACATAAAGTTAAACACCAGATGGGGGAAATTTGTACCTAACAAAACATTGGTGCACCGTGGCGAAAAAAACTGGAATGGATTATGACAGTCAAGAGTTTTTACAAGTTTTCCTCGAGCCATTTCATGTAGTTGTCTGTCATACGACGAGCAATCAGGAAGTCAGTTGGCCACACGGTGAACATCAGCGCTCCGTGAAATCCTGTGTCGTAGTGTTCATGTGACACCTCGACACCAGCAGCACGGAGCCGTGTGGCATACATGATGCCATCATCTCGGAGAACATCATACTCACATGTTATGATGTAGGCCTTGGGCAGAGAGCGTAAGGCTGTGTCTGGAACCAGCAGGGGTGACGCCCTCGGGTCAGCTAAAGATCGAGATGGTCCATCCATCTCAACTGCCGCCCCTCCAACTCCCTTCACCACCGCAGGAGCACTGTAGTTGTATTCTCTACGATATGTTTCTGGCAGAAACGCGCTCCAGTTGACAAACTTCAGCAGGCTGGAAGACTCCGGGTTGTTGTGGGTGTTAGCCATCATGGCTCTGAAAAGGGCCTTGTCGCTGGTGAAGTACTCACTCCAGAAACGCACCATGAGGGTGCGGGGCAGGATGGGCATGTCCTGATTCTGCTGATATGAAGGAGTGTTCAGGTCCAGAGCCTGCAGCACTGGGTAGATGAGTGCTTGGGCCTTCAACTGAATCTGCTGTCCAGGCTCTTTTTGTAActgtgaagagacagagagagatcagACTGTGTTCAAAGACTAGTTCTCCTTCAGATTAAACATGGGCTTAACgttttttataaattaaacaGCATGAGATCAAATGTACCTGTCATGATTGTTTACAGGAAGAATTGCATCAGCCTCAGTATCAGCCTctatttgtctttctcttcaCTGAGCTGCCAGGAACTATGGTGATACACAGCAACTGTCTGTATGACCCCAAAAGACCTGAATCAGGCTGTCCTCATGGATATAGTGAGAGAAGTAGAGTTTCATGCCAAAACTAGAAGTGCGCTCAGAGAGTGCATGCCTATGCCAAGACTCACGCCCTATCTTTCTTTGTTTAAGAAGATGTGAAAAATGTCCCGGATCCACCCATTTATGTGGATACactccaaaatgtaatttgttttttccctgggTCATGCTCCACCCGTCAACAAAATTTCATGGGGTTATCccgctgacagacagacaatcaaacaaaccaacgACAATGAAGACACTcagccaaggcccaacagtcccctcaTCAAACCATCCGCTAGATCAGGAATGTTTTTTGGACAGTACAGAGCTAGGAGATACCCGTCTCCCTGTGCCTCATCTCatttgtcatcatgtcatcattcCCATGACCTATTCTCTATATTAGCTGTGATACAGGGGAAAGAGGACTTTGTCTTCGCTGTTGGCTCACACCAGGTGCCCATGGCTGGCATGGAATACCAATGGCGGCCATGGGCACCTGGTGCAGGGCCAACATGACGATCAAACATGGGCACGAGCAGAAAAGTCATGCAGAGCCATTGTTGGCTCTTTAGGCAGACATCGTGGTTGCTGGAGGAAAGCTTTGGAAGAGTTGGGAGATTGTTGTCTTTATATTGCCAGCTCTACTAGAGGTAAATTGGCCAATCCTGGCTCAGTGCAAACATGCATGAAAAAAGTGAAGCGTGCACAGAAGCAAAATCATTGCGATGCATGCATTCTGTGTGTACAAGTGTTGTTTTCAAGTCAACCTTATTGTCATTATACTTGTATACAACAAAATGTAGTCTTGTTGTCCTGTATTATATAAGTGCCTGTATTGTGTGTAAAGCAGGAATAGCATCAGGAAACCAACCCACAAACTAAACTTAAGTAAGAAGTAAgtttaaataacaaaattaaattcCAAAGAGATTGTCTTCAGTGAGCTCAACTTCCTGCTATGGTAGGGCTTAGTGTTTCCAACCTCAGTTTATCTGCTCAGGGACCTGTTGCCCATGgcatggtttttattttctctatcTCACGACTTTCCggtgaaaaaaatcacaaaatacacaagttcttgtgagtgtgtgtttactgtggaTTGGACACTTGGTACTGCCAGTAACTTAAACTTTGGCGATCAGATAATTATCACATCCTTTGCCTGTTCTACTCATTGTACAGGTATTTGTGATATATTTGCTTAAAATGAACATAGTTACATAGTTGAGATAAGAAAAAGTCATACATGACAgactataaaaaaataactggtaACCTCAGTCCCAGTACTGAACTTTTTGT
Coding sequences within it:
- the LOC118299240 gene encoding succinate receptor 1-like isoform X2 produces the protein MVPNCTLIDDVLERYYLSPSYAIEFCIGFPGNLLVVLGYIFCLPDWRSCNIYIFNLAVSDLIFLCTLPRLSYLYANESTETSPYACIINRFVLHVNLYSSILFMVWLCMDRFLLIKHPTRNHYLLRPQTALIVTGLSWLAVNMEVAPMIALMVQDLQSGNWSRCKDFASLKGDVDSLGYSLGLTLTGYVLPLLGLCGFSYQIAHLLHVQERALQHRTKPYRRTLRVVASAAAMFLVLYTPYHVLRNIRIASQQAWSGMDLCTRMYVEGLYILTRPLAFLHSVINPVFYFLMGDRFRELLVTKLRKLVRRTEQ
- the LOC118299240 gene encoding succinate receptor 1-like isoform X1 yields the protein MSFKFTAPSHETLDFLSCCSLSSPKVPNCTLIDDVLERYYLSPSYAIEFCIGFPGNLLVVLGYIFCLPDWRSCNIYIFNLAVSDLIFLCTLPRLSYLYANESTETSPYACIINRFVLHVNLYSSILFMVWLCMDRFLLIKHPTRNHYLLRPQTALIVTGLSWLAVNMEVAPMIALMVQDLQSGNWSRCKDFASLKGDVDSLGYSLGLTLTGYVLPLLGLCGFSYQIAHLLHVQERALQHRTKPYRRTLRVVASAAAMFLVLYTPYHVLRNIRIASQQAWSGMDLCTRMYVEGLYILTRPLAFLHSVINPVFYFLMGDRFRELLVTKLRKLVRRTEQ